ataataatcacttgtTGTGAAACTgagtaaaatttgaattgaaaaaattaagcaGTATAAACTGGGATAGAAAGCAGCCAAAAATCTGATCGACCAAGCGGGAAAGTTGTGGATACACGTttttaaatctccctgtaaTTGTAAAAACTGGGATAGTAAGCACCCACAAATCTGATCGTCCAAGTGGAAAAGTCGTGGATATCCGTTTTTAAATCTCCctggaacagtaaaaaactggaaacagtaaatatatttgtatgggcaaaaaataataataatcacttgtTGTGAAACTGagtaaatatcttttttttttttgggtaaaatttaaattggaaaaattaaatagtgTAAACTGGGATAGAAAGCAGCCAAAAATCTGTTCATCCAAGGGGGAAAGTCGTggataaccgtttttaaatcaccctggaacagtaaaaaactggggtagtaagcacccacaaatctgatcgttcaagggggaaagtcgtggataaccgtttttaaatctccctgtaattgtaaaaactgggatagaacctacatatactacctacttgtatatttgtcatttttttattgtataattagcACCTTTAATGCCAGCCCTTACTTCGTCATCTCAAGAGTCAAGATCACCATTTCAACTGATCAACTGTGGTAATCTTCGGTACGCTGTGAAGCTGCTCTTCCCAGCGGGGGGGAGGATGTTTACGCAAGCCGTCGTTAAACTCGTACCGCTATCGGTGTTGGCGACTTTACCTGTTGACCGCCGACTAAGCTTGCGTATTCCCCTTCCCGTCCGACGTGTTATCGACTGGCTATTTTGCATGTTATGCTGCCGCGCCGATATGTCTACCAGTTGCCCTGTCTCGCTCGACATCCGACGTCGCTGCTTTGACGTCCGTGAAGACCTTTTGGGTATCGTCTATTGTTTCGACTTTTATATTGTACCGGTCGAGATCCGAGTTACGTGTCGTattctcgtatattatattataatcgtcaatCGCCGTCATTAATAATTGCTGTGTCGCGCGCGTAGTACGTACGTAATATTACCTTGTTGTAGCGTATCGCGTACATGTTACGTAAGTTCATCGGTCGGCGCCGCCGATCTATTTGAGTGTCAAGTATAGTGCGTTGTACGTGAAGCCGCCGCCGTCCGTTTCACCGTCGACTGAAGGCCgtggtcgccgccgccgccgagctATTCccatattaattgatttatcataatatcggTCTGCGCCGCCGATCAGCTGATCGCCTATAATTGTCACGTCCAGCCACCTCCGACgaccatcgccgccgccgccgccgcccaaCAATAACAACATCATCGCAGTCGCCGTTGTAGTCTCCCCGTATGTTGTAttgtcattttatattattattgtgaattgtattattattattgagttctgTGTATGTAGTTGCCATAGAGACGTCTATCGTCAACtgcacttaaattattattaatatcctCTGAAATAATTgatcaatacaaatattatactttacctaccatttaccaatttgtatcattttattattgtcttcCTGACACCGCGAGTACGTCGTGTCAACTGCCAGGGTAAGAACACGACGTGCGCCAACAGTTACGCTAActtcatttaaagaaatattatgtgcGATATTTACTGTAATTTTTAGTGAAACATGAAGTGGCTAATGAATGATGAAGCTATTGAAACTCCTGCGGAAAAATGCAGAAATTATTTACTTTCGTTGATGAAAGGGATTTCCAATGATACTTTTGAAACAATAGATAATGACGGAGACGAAAGtaatgatatttttgttgaaaacgATGGAATCGTAAACCATGACCGAGGTATCgtgaattatattaattgtattgaaaattaagGTAAGACGAATGCATCAGTTCAAGGAAATCGAATGTCAGCTTATTATTTACCAGAATTAGGAAAATATATACAACGACTGTGTTACGATTTTCCACTTTGGACTGGAataatgaaaactatttttgattCTCCTTTTTTAATTGCAACATCAGCTCCAGTAGAAAGTAGTTTCAATGAgctaaaaaatcaaatactacGGTTCGATCGGCGTCCTATGTCAGTAGATCGATTCGTAATAAAGCATATCAATAGTATTAACGGTGACACTAAAATATTTCGTAGCGATCAAATGagagttaaacaaaaaaaaaaaaaacactacttataaatttgttttcaaatatttctgacgatgaaaacattttattctcaTCTAACAAAAACATCGCCAAAAATGTATCGAGTAGCAACGacgtaaattgtataatagggcCAACTTCATGTACATCCCTAGAGCGGCAAAGAAAAAGATTCACGATAAGTGTCGCCAGGCTGCGGTAAAGACGCACTTCGTAGTGGATGTTCCGGAAAATTTGACGGTGGCACAAGTGAAGTCGGACTTGTGGAAAGCCGTACAAAGGAAACTCCCAAATCCAAGAGCTAAGACGGTGATACAGGGCAAAACGATCATCGTGATACCAGATGATAGAACAACGTTCGAGGGGCTAAACAGGGTGCCAAACATGAGATCGGTAGGGCCTAGGCAgcccaaaattataatttacgatgtcgatgacgacaTCAATGGCGAAAAGATTGCCCACGGCATACTAGAGCTGAATCCTGAACTCCTGACACAGGATGACGTAGAGAGCCTAGTCGTTTGCCATAAGATGGGCCCTAGGGGCAAAGGAACCTCTCACTGGGTAGTTGAGACGCCGCCAAGCGTCCTCAGGAAGTTGGAAAACCGGTCGGTCTTCCTCGGTATGACCAGGTTTAGGGTCAAACTGTACCAAAACATTGCACAGTGTTACAAGTGCCAGAGGTATGGGTACACCTCGTGCAAGTATTGTGCCAGCTCGCACAACAGCCGCAATTGCAACGACAAAACCAAGCTGAAATGTGCTAACTGCAACCTCGCACATCAGGCTTCGAATTCAGGGTGCAAAGCCACAGAGCAGGCACTGAGAAGCCTTTTGAGGCGGACGGACTTCGGCTCACAATGACCGAATCCGTGAAAATCGTACAGCATAACGTCAATAGACAGAGAATATCGAGCTTGCAGCTCAGGGACTTCTGCATCGAAAGCTCCGTAGACGTTGTGCTGGTACAAGAACCAGTTACGTGCAGTAACAACAACATTTATGGCTTCGAGAACTTTAAGCAAGTAACAGGCGGTGATGAAGCCGGCGCggctataataatactaaatgatCATATTCAGGCAATTGAGCTCACTGATATGTCTAGCCATCATATAGTAGCTGTTAAGTTTAGTCGAGGCGTGGACTCGGAAGCGATAACAGTTACATCGGCATATTTTAAGTACAACATGCCGACTACCTATTTCATTGAGAGATTACATGCGGCTCTCGCACAAGAACCCCGCACCTTTATAGGAGCTGACGTAAATGGTCACTTCCGACTCTGGCACTCTCCGAGTAGTAACAACCGAGGACTACGACCTCACAGTGGCAAATATGCCAGGCCATATTCCCACATACGACCGGGAAGGCATGGGGTCGTCGAACATCGACGTCACTTTGCTCACGCCTCAGGTCCAGAACTTGGTCAGCGATTGGACAGTTCGCGACGTCACCGACAGTGATCACAACGTGGTGTCGTTCAGTCTCCGCCTCCACGACAGCGCTGCACGTGGCCTGGTCACCTACCGATTCAACACCCGAAAAGCAGACTGGGATGCTTATGCACGTAACTTGAGGGCACTCAAACCAACCATAGATGGGTCAACGGTAGAAACATATGCTCTTACCATCGTAAGCGCAATCCAGGTGGCTACAAGGAAAGCTATCCCGCAACTCAGGCGCTCAGATAGCCATACCATTAAGCAGCCCTGGTGGACGAATGAGTTGACTGCTCTTCGGAAAGAACTAGCCAGGAAAAGGCGCGTGGGCCTGCACCGCTCCAACAGACCGGAGTATAACTCAGCGCGCAACAGTTACCTGCACGCGATTAGAGCGGCAAAGGCGGCCGCGTGGTGCGATTTCGCTGACCAAATAAACAGTAACCCCTGGGGCAAGGCCTACAGATGGGCCAAACGTGGATCAAAGCCGAGGATGGTCCGTCAGGATGGAACTCGCACCAAGACGATAGGTGAGACAGCAGATCTGCTCCTAAGCACCTTCTTCCCTGGTGAGACCGAGCCTTGGATCTCCAGCGCGAAGGCCCGCTAGAAGGCTACCCAGATGAAATAGACTTGCAAAGAGTCAAGCCGACCATTTGGCAAATGTGCCCGTCGAAAGCACCTGGCGCGGATGGCATCAACGCAGCCATCTTGAGGAAAGCATGGCCTATAATAGGTGAGGACATAACATGCATGTTCAATAAATGCGTACACGAGGCCGTGTCCCCTAATGTGTAGCGCAACGCTAAGCTGGTAGTGATACCGAAGCCCGGAAAGAAAGATATGACCGACCCCAAAGCATACCGGCCCATCAGCCTGCTGCCCACCCTAGGAAAAGCTCTGGAGACGATAATAATCCAAGACCTGGAAAGGAAGACCAGCTTGAACGACTTTGAAAACCAGCACGGATTTGTTCCTGGAAAATCTACGATAACGGCCATGAGGCAAGTCTATGACTGAGTGGACGCCACCAGCTGCAGATATGCATTTGGAGTGTTCCTAGACATCACGGGAGCGTTTGTTAATGTAAAATGGGCCCCGATATTTGACAGATTAGAAGAGATTTTCCTTGAATCGATATATTTACTTCGTTTAAATGACTAAAAATGTCTGTTGAATAGGCCAATCCATGAACGAACTCaatactatcaaaatattttgagagtGAACTTTGcctttctattaaaaaataagaaatttctTCTGGAAGTTCATACAAACGTTTCATAACTTGTCATCTGGAAAGCCAACGCACTTCTGTGTAATAAAGAAGAACTTCGTGTTCAGATCCCATTTCTTGACATAACACTTTGAAAAGTCGGTGACGTAAGGCTCTGCTCTGATGAAATTTACAACTTTGACAGCAGTCGTCATAACTTCTTTTAAATTGGTTGGTAGAGTTTTTGATGCCAAAGCGTGCCGATGAAGAAAACAATGAGTGATGATGATATCGGGAATTTCCTTCTTTATCAACGCTGTGAAACCAGATGATTTACCAAGCATCTAAGGAGCACCATCCGTGCACAGCGAaccgagtttttttttataatttaatttatgttcagaaaaaaaattagtaatcaTTTCAAACACGTCAATTTCCcttgtagttttcaaaagtggttgacaaaataaaaattcttcttTACTAGTTCCAGAATATATGTAACgtacaaaaactaataattggCTGCATTGAGAGATATCTGTACTTTCGTCCAACTGCATACTGAATGGGAAAGGGGTTGAATCTAATTCCCAAATTACTTGTTCCAAAATGTTAGTGGACATATCAGAAATCCTAGAGTTAATAGTATCATTTGATAAAGGTAtagcttcaattttttttcgttgttccAAACCACATACTAATTCTACCATTTCTAATGCACATGGTTTTATTAGTGACTCGCCAATCGTATGTGGTTTTTTACTTCTAGCAATGCGGTAAGCTACTTTTTAAGATGCTTCGAGACACGGTTTTTGCGGAGGTACAAATCCAAGTTTGGGTAATGTACCGGATTTTTCAAAACGtgctttttttatttgaaatacttcCAGACTATCTGACGCATGTTGAGGATGTACCGAAGCCAGATGTTCTTTAAGCTTTGTTGGTTTCATGCTGCCATTTGCAAGTATTTTTCCGCAGATAAAACATTGTGGTTTTTGTGTACCATCGCGTTCGAAAATAGATGTAAAACCAAACGACGTATAAGAGTCATCGTACTTTCTTTTTTTCgacattgtaataattattaaaatgtcaaaaatataaaaataaaatggtgtGAAAACTAGAGTGAATATTATAACGACGGTTGAGACGAACAATGCACAACGTGACGGCGACAGGTCAACCGAAGTGATGGGTATTGGGTTTCCATGTTCAATTGAAATGCTCGTTagattgtattgttatatgcccgtatattattttacgattcCGATAACTTTATCGtttatatgacataatataagataatcgtaatctaaattatttttcatatggcAGAATGCAGGCaagacatttttattgttatcttaaaaacactatcaaaataaatttagttttggctttttaaaaaaaaaattcacagcCACTCCGTGGACCCCCGGTTAAGAACCTATgatctataacaataaattattgtatttaaaaataaaagaagtaaataaaatcagtaaaaaaaaaacagattcagcaatagtttttttaaatttaaaccaatgtCCTTTACTGGCAGATTCTCGATGTTGGCAACCTTATAATGGCTTAACAACCAAAGATCCTTTCTTTTTTCTTCAAAAGGCGTCTTTATTGTTACAACACCATCTCCTTGTCTGAATGTTAGCGAATTAAATACCTCAACATCAAAATCTTCTGATCTCAAGCGTTCGCTGATATTATCTCTGTATGatgcattctataaaaaaattaaattatttatgctatcattatgaaaatattatttatattaccattttattctg
This genomic window from Metopolophium dirhodum isolate CAU chromosome 1, ASM1992520v1, whole genome shotgun sequence contains:
- the LOC132933195 gene encoding protein FAM200C-like translates to MVELVCGLEQRKKIEAIPLSNDTINSRISDMSTNILEQVIWELDSTPFPFSMQLDESTDISQCSQLLVFMLGKSSGFTALIKKEIPDIIITHCFLHRHALASKTLPTNLKEVMTTAVKVVNFIRAEPYVTDFSKCYVKKWDLNTKFFFITQKCVGFPDDKL